From Sceloporus undulatus isolate JIND9_A2432 ecotype Alabama chromosome 6, SceUnd_v1.1, whole genome shotgun sequence, one genomic window encodes:
- the BCL6B gene encoding B-cell CLL/lymphoma 6 member B protein: MAGLGNQSYVREFTRHSSDVLMNLNELRKRCILTDVTLRVGGCPLQAHKAILTACSGFFYSIFLGQGGHQVSVLTLPSSIEPAGFQAILDFMYTSRLLLTPGTVPAVLAAASYLQMEHVVESCHRFIQASYDRVTSFLVPLAPNVLHHQFQPLEGTEGSAAASFPRRVQDEPTSAAITRTLLPRSYCPKDKEMGPILSPGTGDQSAPGQPASPCESSSCAPIPDPKACNWKKYKFIVLNSRLREEEEEEEEEEEEEEGRLDPPKSLNQADMDGDASGKGGRGLQRTPPTQPRCSVCNQTSPIFCSHPPGNISVGQGDPCSAGAGLYHCRDCDLPYLQEETEGQDPSSTATGATSEKPYKCHFCSSAFRYKGNLASHRTLHTGEKPYHCGICGAQFNRPANLKTHLRIHSGEKPYKCETCGSRFVQVAHLRAHVLIHTGEKPYPCGTCGTRFRHLQTLKSHIRIHTGEKPYHCEKCNVHFRHKSQLRLHLRQKHGAVTNTKIRYKVLEGTYAALC, from the exons ATGGCTGGGCTGGGCAACCAAAGCTATGTGCGGGAGTTCACACGACACTCCAGTGATGTCCTGATGAACCTGAATGAGCTGCGCAAGCGATGCATCCTCACGGACGTCACCTTAAGGGTCGGGGGATGCCCCCTTCAGGCCCACAAAGCCATCCTGACTGCCTGCAG tgGCTTTTTTTACTCCATCTTCCTGGGCCAAGGGGGACACCAAGTGAGCGTCCTGACCCTGCCCAGTTCCATTGAGCCGGCTGGATTCCAGGCCATCCTCGATTTCATGTACACCTCCCGCCTCCTCCTCACCCCGGGCACCGTGCCAGCTGTCCTCGCAGCTGCTTCCTATCTACAGATGGAACATGTGGTGGAGAGTTGCCATCGTTTCATCCAGGCCAG CTACGACCGCGTGACCTCCTTCTTGGTCCCTCTGGCGCCTAACGTCCTCCACCATCAGTTCCAGCCCCTGGAAGGGACCGAGGGCTCAGCCGCTGCCAGTTTTCCAAGGCGGGTGCAGGATGAGCCCACTTCGGCCGCCATCACCCGTACCCTGCTCCCCAGATCCTACTGCCCCAAAGACAAGGAAATGGGGCCTATTCTGTCCCCAGGAACTGGGGACCAGTCTGCCCCGGGCCAGCCGGCCTCTCCTTGCGAGTCGAGCAGTTGTGCCCCGATCCCTGACCCCAAAGCTTGCAACTGGAAGAAGTACAAGTTCATCGTTCTGAACTCTAGGCTccgtgaagaggaggaggaagaagaagaggaggaggaggaggaggaagggcggcTGGACCCCCCGAAATCCCTCAACCAGGCCGATATGGATGGAGATGCCTCTGGAAAAGGGGGAAGAGGCCTTCAAAG AACGCCCCCGACTCAGCCCCGTTGCTCCGTCTGCAACCAAACATCCCCAATTTTCTGCTCACATCCCCCAGGAAACATCTCCGTGGGCCAAGGAGACCCCTGCAGTGCTG GCGCTGGCCTGTACCACTGCAGGGATTGTGATCTGCCGTACCTCCAGGAGGAGACAGAAGGGCAagacccatcatccacagccacTGGTGCCACCTCGGAGAAGCCCTACAAGTGTCACTTCTGCAGCTCTGCTTTCCGCTACAAAGGGAACCTTGCAAGCCATCGAACTTTGCATACAG GAGAGAAACCGTACCACTGTGGCATTTGCGGAGCGCAGTTCAACCGACCTGCCAACCTGAAGACCCACCTGCGTATCCATTCCGGGGAAAAGCCCTACAAGTGTGAGACCTGTGGATCTCGCTTTGTACAG GTTGCCCATCTGCGGGCCCATGTCctgatccacacaggagagaagccgtacCCATGCGGGACATGCGGGACGCGTTTCCGTCACCTCCAGACTCTCAAAAGCCACATCCgcatccacacgggagagaagcctTATCAT TGTGAGAAATGCAATGTGCACTTCCGTCACAAGAGTCAGCTCCGGCTTCATCTCCGGCAGAAGCATGGCGCCGTCACCAACACCAAGATCCGCTACAAAGTGCTGGAAGGCACATATGCAGCCCTCTGCTGA
- the LOC121932559 gene encoding monocarboxylate transporter 13-like — protein MPVPVVVQAEAPDGGWGWMIVLAAFLQSALVFGVIRSFGVFFVEFVTHFGELSGRISWITSIGIAVQQFASPVGSALSSRYGARAVIMAGGFFSGLGFLLASFATCLAHLYLCIGLLSGFGWALVFTPSLASVARYFKKRRTLATSLALTGVGLSSFAFSPLFQLLVDTYAWRGALMIVAGMSFNLIVCGALIRPLTLKEDLSCPLGGDPEKPCWKKLSSLFGLHLLFHWPFMRFVLAVTLVNTGYFIPYVHLVARARELGFDEYQAAFLMSVAAVADLSGRLFSGWLGNCRAFRLIHILVTWTSLTGVALLLIPWGRTYALLVAISLGYGFFSGALTPVVFSIIPEIVGIGNIFSSMGLLQMIESIGGLLGSPLSGFLRDVTGDYVVSFLAAGSFLLTGSLVLVTMPNFFTCLAPLALQEPSAKAEAGEGSPLAAQAPVPVMVVSPENGHPYKVMPEKEFES, from the exons ATGCCGGTGCCGGTTGTGGTCCAGGCGGAGGCCCCTGATGGAGGCTGGGGATGGATGATTGTGCTAGCGGCTTTCCTCCAGTCCGCCTTGGTCTTCGGCGTGATCCGCTCTTTTGGGGTCTTCTTTGTGGAGTTCGTGACCCACTTTGGAGAGTTGTCGGGACGCATCTCCTGGATCACATCCATCGGGATCGCTGTGCAACAATTTGCTA GCCCGGTGGGCAGCGCCTTAAGCTCTCGCTATGGTGCGCGCGCCGTCATCATGGCCGGCGGGTTTTTCTCTGGCCTGGGGTTTCTGTTGGCCTCATTTGCTACCTGCCTGGCTCACCTGTACCTCTGCATTGGGCTTCTGTCAG GTTTTGGCTGGGCCTTGGTCTTCACACCTTCACTGGCTTCAGTGGCCCGATACTTCAAGAAGCGGCGAACGCTGGCCACCAGCCTGGCCTTGACTGGTGTGGGCCTCTCTTCCTTTGCCTTTTCCCCGCTCTTCCAACTCCTGGTGGACACCTATGCTTGGCGTGGGGCCCTCATGATCGTAGCCGGCATGTCCTTCAACCTGATTGTGTGTGGTGCCCTCATCCGGCCACTGACCCTCAAGGAGGACCTCTCTTGTCCGTTGGGTGGAGACCCCGAAAAGCCATGTTGGAAGAAGTTGTCCTCTCTCTTTGGCCTACACCTCCTCTTCCACTGGCCTTTCATGCGCTTCGTCTTGGCCGTTACTCTTGTCAACACTGGCTACTTCATCCCCTACGTCCACTTAGTGGCCCGGGCCAGGGAGCTTGGCTTTGACGAGTACCAGGCTGCCTTCTTAATGTCCGTGGCAGCTGTGGCCGACCTCTCCGGCCGCCTCTTCTCTGGCTGGCTGGGGAACTGCAGGGCTTTCCGCTTGATCCACATCTTGGTGACGTGGACTTCCTTGACGGGTGTCGCCTTACTGCTGATTCCATGGGGCCGCACCTATGCTCTCCTGGTGGCCATCAGCCTCGGCTACGGGTTCTTCTCCGGAGCCCTCACGCCCGTGGTCTTCTCCATCATTCCAGAGATCGTGGGCATTGGGAACATCTTCAGCTCTATGGGGCTCCTGCAAATGATCGAGAGCATCGGAGGCCTCCTGGGGTCACCCCTCTCTG gtTTTCTGAGGGATGTAACAGGTGACTACGTCGTCTCGTTCTTGGCTGCTGGGTCTTTCCTCTTAACCGGCAGCTTAGTTCTGGTTACTATGCCCAACTTCTTCACCTGCTTGGCTCCACTGGCTTTGCAAGAACCCAGTGCCAAGGCCGAAGCAGGGGAAGGCTCTCCCTTGGCAGCACAGGCACCTGTTCCTGTGATGGTCGTCTCTCCTGAAAACGGCCATCCTTACAAGGTCATGCCTGAGAAGGAGTTTGAATCCTGA